The following DNA comes from Musa acuminata AAA Group cultivar baxijiao chromosome BXJ1-4, Cavendish_Baxijiao_AAA, whole genome shotgun sequence.
TTGAAGCCAAGACTAGTAAGTCTTTGGATGTTTGTTGGGTGGTTTCTTTCATGTGATACCTTGATTAGTCCTACATTGGACTAGATAAGATTTTGATTGGATGACTATTTTTCCCAAAAGTTTGAAGGTTTCTCTAGAAGGGCCTATCTGACACTAAAACTTTTACATCCCTTATCAGATGCAAATTGGAACTGACTTGATATGTTAACCTCATCCCAGAGTATTTATAGATGAATAAACTACTATGTAAAGAGGCATATACTTTGATGCCATGTTGGGTGTCCATGAGTCTCAAAAGCTTGGATTCATGATGGTTCTATTCTGTGACATGAGGACATTTTATGCATATATGACAGGGAAGTTGAGCAACTCAGCAAGCAGGAGATTTACATAAATTcgaagttttttttttcctgaagtTTTCTTTGTTTTAAAAGTTTAGGCTCTTTCAGATCCAAGCAATAATGGCCAAAGTGTGTTGTAGTTAGTTTGAGCTATAAAATCTCAGCAATGTCTCCATGCCTCTTATAGGAGAGGAGACCATCTGATGCATTGTTTCATTTCAAGAATATTATAAGTATTCATTTGGTCAACAATTTGCCCTCTTTGGTTCCCAATTCATGCCCTTACCACCTGCCATTTGTTTGAACTCCTCCCACCTATTTTTAATTACACCATTTTAGCCAGCTGCCCAATGGCTATACAACTTTAAAGTATTTTGTAGCAGTCACCAGATCCCACACAACCTAAtcatgcaagagagagagagagatagagagaattGATCATGAACTCTGAGGTGGTACAGGTACCATCTCTCAACAAATTTCTGGTTTCTAATTAATACTGGGTACAGGACCATAAGCTAGTCCATCATTAGTGAATTGAAGAATTGGTAATCAGCTAGTGCTTGATAAAGTTGAAACCAATGATCATAGCTGTGGAATCACTATTGCAGAGATCTCTTATCTTACCTCAAATCTGGTACAAGAACACCAGTACTGTATCGGTTGAGCTCTGGTATATGTTTCGCTTTCCCCACTAAATGCTGAGCAATCCCTCACATATCAGAGATGTCCTTATGAAATATACTGTGGATTACTGTTCATCTTTTTAAACATTAGAACAAGTTCGGCAGCAACCAATCTAATAATCCGACAGTGCTGTCATGCATATGCTGCACTTGTTTGCACCACCGCCACTACTTTTAAGTCCTCACGCTTTAAGTCCTCGCCATCTTCGCAACTGTAAGTTTTGGAGGTGAGCTGAGCCCATGAACACAAGACTCTTAAGGACTGGTGGTAATGCTTGCACAAATCCTgtgtttcttttctctctctctctctctctctctctctctctctatctatctgtctgtctatctatctatctatctatctatggtTGTGCGGGTGGCCAACTCTTCTCTCTAACAAACCTTAGCAAGTAAGTGGCCACCCACATACGTTCCAAATTAGGACCATTTAAATCAGGAGCTATATAGATCATTCCTTCtgtcctttttctctctctcaccTCAAAGCCCGTTCTTCACTCTCTACCTCCACTATTTGCACCTAATTCTCCATATATATCTGTcctttttatgtatatatatgagcaAGCTAGCTTGGAGAAAAGAACGAGGAATAGTGGTGGACTAATTCATAGTTAGATCTCTTCTCACAGAAGCAAAGGGCggcttctcctctctccctcttccctccccACTTCCCCCAACCCACCCCAAACAAAGTTACATGCAAAGGAAGAGGTCCTCCATCTTGTGTCTTCTACCTACAAATACTCTCGACATCTTCTCCACTCCATCCACCTTGCTTGCTTCGTCCATCAGTGActctcctttttcttgttctcctttctttctttctaagaTCCTATCTTTCTCACTAAGCTTAGAGGAAGGAAATGGAAGCTGCAGAAGAAGCCTCGGGCATCGACGTCGGCGAGTGCGGCAGCTGCAACGGGGAATTCCTACAGCCTGCCGTCGTCGCGAAGGGCAAGCGCACGAAGCGGCAGCGGAGCCACCCGCGGCTGCACACGGTCCTCGCTGACTCTTCGTCGACCTCCTCGTCCGAGCACTCGGAGAGCATCACCGAGGAGGACGAGGACGTGGCCAACTGCCTCATCCTTCTTGCGCAGGGCCGCGCCCGACTCACCGATTCCGGGCGTGGACCGGAAGGCCTACCAGGAGAAGCCGCCgatggcgacggcggcggcgtgGCCGAGAAGTCCAGTAGCAGAAGGCCTCCTGAGGCCGCGACGACAACCGGCTGCGCCTATGAATGCAAGACGTGCAGCAGATGGTTCCCGTCGTTCCAGGCGCTCGGCGGGCACCGTGCCAGCCACAAGAAACCTAAGCTGACCGCCGCGACGACGATCGCCATCGAGGAAAGAAAAGAATCGATCCATGATCGCCTGCTGCAAACAAGTACGAATCCTTTCTCGCATCCGGTTCGTGGTGTTGAGCAGAGTAACACTAAGACGAAGACCCACGAGTGCTCGATATGCGGTTCAGAATTCAGTTCCGGGCAGGCGCTCGGCGGCCACATGAGGCGGCACAGGCCACCGGTGGCGGCCATTCCAGAGAGCCAAGACATCAAGAAGGAGAGGTTCCTTCTTCCTTTGGATTTAAACCTCCCGGCGCCCATCAACGACGACGCTCAGATCCCTCCTCCGCCAGCTTCCCCATTCGCCCCTGGGCGACCGCTCGTCTTCGCGGCGTCCGCCTCAGCTCTTGTCGACTGCCGCTACTAAGAAGAAGCAACATCAAAGCCGATCAAACTGCCCATCTTTCTCTCCATCTCATCAACCTCTCTCCTTCCCCCTCCAATCGGGTGTCAGTCGGATCATGTGAATCATTATCATCTCCTTCATGGATTTCATCCTCTCTCAAGAAGGCAGGTGCGTGGCCGGTGTGAGGAGGTAGAGGTGTCACTGCGGGCTCACGTAAAGGCAGTGATCTCGTTCTCTGTGACAGCGGGCGACTCCACCACCAAGCAAACAGGCCGTGGATTAGGTTCCTTTTTCCCAAAGGAACAAAAGCAATGGATACCCGAGGCAAGTCGATATCACGCTTCTTCTACCTTTACAAGCACAAACTCATGCCTTCTTTTCACTCTTTCTTCCTCATATTATGATGTCTGTTTGTGATGCGGTCAGAGAGATAGAGATGTGATGTCAACCTTTGTGTTCCAAGTGATCTCTTTACAACTTGCTTAGTGACTGACTTAGTTCATGACGTGCTTTACAAGAAAGCATGCCATGACTTGTAGGCCATTTGAGCAATCGGACCCTATCGTGGGCAAACCTAtacaagtgtgtgtgtgtgtgtgtggctgcCATTAGCTTTGTTTCGATGGCTTGTTGGTATGGCGGTGGGATTCCTCATCTCTAGTGGTGGATATGACTGTTTCAAGAGGAAGCTACTGTGATAGGCAGCAAGTCGTTGAATGCTACAGTTCATCTCACTTTCACTCAGAGCATTGAATTCCTAAGGTGGTAGTTGACTCAGCAAAGATGATTACCGATTTCTCGGTGATCGAGTGTTAATGTGTTGTGCAAGGACCATTGCACCGCTCGGCTCGAAATGTGGGTCAAGTGCCAACATACGGATGGTATCTCGGCCCATACAGTTGGCAACTCATATACAACAAGTCGGTACACATCAAATTTGATCGTTAAGAGTCATTAGGTATAATCTAGACGCAATTAAgggtcattaaaaaaaataaattcattttCTCATCCTCATAACCTAAAAATTCTATTCAATCATGTCTTATATACACTCTATTCTtatttaaatatgataaaaaaaatcattaaatcaGGATagaaacccttttttttttactgttttattaaaaaaaatcggtACGTAACAACATATCAACATACGACACACTAATACGATACTGTACATATTGATCCGATCAAAGACTAATCTGTATTTATTTATAAAGGATAAATAATGAAGATGGTATTCAAACCAAGGAGCTTACGATAATATATCAAAGTCTTCACTATCTATTATGCTAGCTAACACCTTCAAAAATATATCATGTTTCGAATCATCAATCTTTGATAAGTGATCTGATATATATCATCATCAGACTAATATTTGAGgtgtaaaaaaaataatttaatatacatGAGATGCAAACCTTGTTGTTTACATGACCTGCATCCATACCAAGACTTGGGCCCACAAATGACTTGTAGGCCTAGGCCATTAAGCACTTGGACCGCTATGAGCTTCCTTAACTTCAAACACCTATTGAACATGAGTAATTCATCTACCTTTCTTAACCATAATTCATCCACTCCAACACCAAAAATAATGTCCCAACGATAAGAGTACTTTTAGGTTCCATCCCAAAAGAGTAAAACTACACgggatccatccatc
Coding sequences within:
- the LOC103976640 gene encoding zinc finger protein ZAT5-like yields the protein MEAAEEASGIDVGECGSCNGEFLQPAVVAKGKRTKRQRSHPRLHTVLADSSSTSSSEHSESITEEDEDVANCLILLAQGRARLTDSGRGPEGLPGEAADGDGGGVAEKSSSRRPPEAATTTGCAYECKTCSRWFPSFQALGGHRASHKKPKLTAATTIAIEERKESIHDRLLQTSTNPFSHPVRGVEQSNTKTKTHECSICGSEFSSGQALGGHMRRHRPPVAAIPESQDIKKERFLLPLDLNLPAPINDDAQIPPPPASPFAPGRPLVFAASASALVDCRY